In one Palaemon carinicauda isolate YSFRI2023 chromosome 25, ASM3689809v2, whole genome shotgun sequence genomic region, the following are encoded:
- the LOC137618776 gene encoding zinc finger protein 25-like: MSSSDREKMMNSESSEVLIKSEIEESFPHSEVELENHDIFVSDGLCDDGSLVMDKDMEFKAEPEIFESSEGDLKYPLDCDASVSEEDLQIGKREVDQEEKSVETGVKEECGIQLGSSRKEDEGEGNEKGKECLLKEEEQIENSGCEKPLCQESEFETHTDVGTREKSFVGGDDEKQFSGVVEPSTHNLIHTEGQFRCEECDKTFSNEIDLKAHYETHPRRKSFKCRECGKVYFRKSFFVRHYKIHTGEKPFKCSVCDKGFLKKSSLAIHHKTHTGEKEFKCSICDKAFTSKSNLTVHHKVHTGEKPFKCSVCDRAFAQKCALKVHHKTHIGNDYLELHNRYLSGEKPFKCSFCDRTFRQRMHCSAHEMSHARRVLKCHECGKEFTWKYKLENHMRTHTGERPFKCRLCDKAFCNKYYLEVHQRVHTGEKPFKCTVCDQTFSQKCYLTVHYRRHTGEKPHKCSVCDREFAQKSSLNTHEKSHIRKMYKKQI; encoded by the coding sequence ATGTCATCCAGTGATAGGGAGAAGATGATGAACTCTGAATCATCAGAAGTTCTGATAAAAAGCGAGATTGAAGAATCGTTTCCACACTCAGAAGTCGAGTTGGAAAATCATGATATTTTTGTGAGTGATGGACTCTGTGATGATGGCTCTCTTGTCATGGATAAagacatggaattcaaagcagagccagaaatatttgagtcGAGCGAAGGTGACTTGAAATATCCTTTGGACTGTGATGCGTCAGTGAGTGAGGAGGATTTACAAATCGGCAAGAGGGAAGTCGATCAAGAGGAGAAGAGTGTAGAGACAGGTGTGAAAGAGGAATGTGGCATTCAGTTGGGATCCAGTAGGAAAGAGGATGAAGGAGAGGGAAATGAAAAGGGGAAAGAATGTTTACTGAAAGAGGAGGAACAGATCGAAAACAGTGGCTGTGAAAAACCTCTTTGTCAGGAAAGTGAGTTCGAAACTCACACTGATGTTGGTACGAGAGAAAAGTCATTTGTGGGTGGGGATGACGAAAAACAATTTAGTGGAGTAGTTGAACCCAGCACTCACAATCTAATCCACACTGAAGGCCAGTTCAGATGCGAAGaatgtgacaaaacattttctaatgaaattgaTCTTAAAGCACATTATGAAACTCACCCTCGCAGGAAGTCATTCAAGTGTAGAGAATGTGGCAAAGTGTATTTTCGGAAAAGTTTCTTCGTGAGACATTATAAaattcacactggagagaagcctttcaagtgcagtgtctgtgacaaaggcTTTTTAAAGAAAAGTTCTCTCGCAATCCATCACAAAACTCATACGGGGGAAAAGGAATTTAAGTGTAGcatctgtgacaaagcatttacaAGTAAAAGTAATCTCACAGTGCATCATAAAGTCCACACCGGTGAGAAGCCGTTTAAGTGTAGCGTCTGTGACAGAGCATTTGCTCAGAAGTGTGCTCTCAAAGTGCATCATAAGACTCACATTGGGAACGATTATCTCGAACTACATAACAGATACCTCAGTGgtgagaagccattcaagtgcagttTCTGCGACAGAACGTTTCGTCAGAGAATGCATTGTTCGGCTCATGAGATGAGTCATGCAAGAAGGGTATTAAAATGTCACGAATGTGGCAAAGAATTTACTTGGAAATACAAGCTTGAAAACCATATGAGAACTCACACTGGGGAGAGGCCATTTAAATGCCGTCTCTGCGACAAAGCGTTTTGTAACAAATATTATCTTGAAGTACATCAGAGAGTACACACCGGGGAGAAGCCTTTCAAGTGCACTGTCTGTGACCAAACATTTTCTCAGAAATGTTATCTCACAGTACATTATAGAAGACACACAGGGGAGAAGCCACACAAGTGTAGCGTCTGCGACAGAGAGTTTGCGCAGAAAAGCAGTCTTAATACACATGAAAAATCTCACATCAGGAAGATGTATAAGAAACAAATTTAG